One genomic region from Terriglobus aquaticus encodes:
- a CDS encoding DUF4252 domain-containing protein, with translation MKRMEWMASLAAVAVLGGTLVARPAYASSTTEDAGKRIVTLQPASAPADSAEDGTQADDHLFDAIDKLGAKAKSSNEVNLDKSMLGLAARKGGEKGDLAQKLDYIVVRNYEFAHENEYNIDDLKPIFKRLDESGWKHLVRTRENREMTDICIRQDNEGVTKEMVIISAEPKEISLVHLKGNVTLADMKNFGGLMRSETKGDAPNKDDLKLNHH, from the coding sequence ATGAAGCGGATGGAGTGGATGGCAAGCCTGGCAGCGGTAGCAGTACTGGGCGGAACACTGGTGGCGCGCCCGGCGTATGCGTCGTCGACAACCGAAGACGCCGGCAAACGGATCGTCACTCTTCAACCTGCCTCCGCTCCTGCGGACAGCGCCGAAGACGGCACGCAGGCGGACGATCACCTGTTTGACGCCATCGACAAACTGGGCGCGAAGGCAAAGAGCTCGAACGAGGTGAACCTGGACAAGAGCATGCTGGGCCTGGCCGCGCGCAAGGGCGGCGAAAAAGGCGACCTGGCGCAGAAGCTGGACTACATTGTGGTGCGCAACTACGAGTTTGCGCACGAGAACGAATACAACATCGACGACCTGAAGCCCATCTTCAAGCGACTGGATGAGAGCGGGTGGAAGCACCTGGTACGCACGCGCGAAAACCGGGAGATGACCGACATCTGCATCCGGCAGGACAACGAAGGCGTGACCAAGGAGATGGTCATCATCTCTGCCGAGCCGAAGGAGATCAGCCTGGTCCACCTGAAGGGCAATGTAACGCTGGCCGACATGAAGAACTTCGGTGGGCTGATGCGGAGCGAGACCAAGGGCGATGCGCCGAACAAGGACGACCTGAAGCTGAACCACCACTAG
- the rbfA gene encoding 30S ribosome-binding factor RbfA: MPQQRGREHHRNRVAETLREELAVIIEGELSDPRVGSVHVTEVVLAPGGKSGQVYVSVLGDEQQEEQTLDGLLAARGYIRAELLERMGVRRIPDLTFHIDRSEKIGERMDTLLHRIKKRSRKAETATAP, encoded by the coding sequence ATGCCGCAGCAACGTGGAAGAGAACATCACAGGAACCGCGTTGCCGAAACGTTGCGGGAGGAGCTTGCAGTCATCATTGAAGGCGAGCTATCCGATCCCCGTGTCGGCTCCGTCCATGTAACAGAAGTCGTCTTGGCTCCGGGCGGCAAGAGTGGCCAGGTGTACGTGTCGGTGCTGGGCGACGAACAGCAGGAAGAGCAGACCCTGGATGGCCTGCTTGCCGCTCGCGGCTACATCCGGGCCGAACTGCTGGAGCGCATGGGCGTGCGGCGCATCCCAGACCTTACGTTCCACATCGACCGGTCCGAAAAGATTGGTGAGCGCATGGACACGCTTCTGCATCGCATCAAAAAGCGTTCCCGCAAAGCGGAGACTGCGACCGCGCCGTGA
- a CDS encoding RNA polymerase sigma factor — MVGDGKPADRSTETFRVLVDRHKSMVFSIAYRMLGDYGIAEEVAQDVFLELYRWLDRLESEAHVTFWLRRTASHRATDAIRRRKLRPEAAAEEWEESFDRAVLGGSGVGRGKEGSVSLSAQLERALLTLPESQRAAVVLRYQEDLSPDEIARVTGDTVPAVKSNLQRGMALLRRKSEVLLKEFVRA; from the coding sequence ATGGTCGGAGACGGCAAGCCGGCAGATCGCAGTACGGAAACGTTTCGCGTCCTGGTAGACCGGCACAAATCCATGGTGTTCTCCATCGCATACCGGATGCTGGGCGACTACGGCATCGCCGAGGAGGTAGCTCAGGACGTGTTTCTGGAATTGTATCGCTGGTTGGATCGGCTGGAGAGCGAGGCGCACGTCACCTTCTGGCTTCGCCGGACCGCCTCCCACCGCGCGACCGACGCTATTCGGCGGCGAAAATTGCGACCGGAGGCGGCAGCCGAGGAGTGGGAAGAGAGTTTCGACCGCGCGGTATTAGGTGGCAGCGGTGTGGGACGGGGGAAGGAAGGCTCTGTTTCGCTCAGCGCGCAACTGGAGCGGGCCCTGCTGACGCTGCCGGAGTCGCAGCGCGCTGCCGTGGTGCTGCGGTACCAGGAGGATCTGTCGCCAGACGAGATCGCCCGTGTAACGGGCGATACGGTGCCGGCGGTGAAGAGCAATCTGCAGCGGGGAATGGCCCTGCTGCGACGAAAAAGTGAAGTTCTGCTGAAGGAGTTTGTTCGTGCCTGA
- a CDS encoding YihY/virulence factor BrkB family protein, with protein sequence MHSLEQAVWTHVSHNPISSMWNLQGVSVKEVAKRTWQGIDEDNLFGRASQLAYSFFSAIFPALIAMSSIMGLIAKSSGHLYVLLLHKIGALIPPSAFQLVLQTFQSTTSASTGSKVLVGVVVALFSASTGVAAVQDTLNTVYRVKETRPFWKSRLEAAGLTVLVAAIVIFATLTLFSGDLAANWLDHRFIGSFALAIVVRITAWSLASLLMVLSFEVMYYYCPDVKNKRWRWFTPGGLVGLLGWVIGSLALRIYLHWFGNYSATYGTLGAVIILLLWFYVTGVMILLGGEVNSEIEHAVAERIVLQGAPVEAAASK encoded by the coding sequence TTGCATTCTTTGGAGCAAGCCGTCTGGACGCATGTTTCGCATAACCCGATTTCGTCCATGTGGAACCTGCAGGGCGTTTCCGTCAAGGAAGTCGCGAAGCGCACCTGGCAGGGAATCGATGAGGACAACCTCTTCGGGCGCGCTTCACAGTTGGCCTACTCGTTCTTCTCCGCGATCTTCCCGGCCCTGATCGCCATGAGCTCGATCATGGGGCTGATCGCGAAGTCTTCCGGCCATCTTTACGTCCTGCTCCTGCACAAAATCGGAGCTCTGATTCCGCCCTCCGCGTTTCAGCTTGTGTTGCAGACGTTCCAGTCGACGACCAGCGCCAGTACCGGTTCCAAGGTTCTCGTCGGCGTCGTGGTGGCCCTGTTTTCCGCCAGCACAGGGGTAGCCGCCGTTCAGGACACGCTCAACACGGTCTACCGGGTGAAGGAGACACGTCCCTTCTGGAAGTCGCGTCTTGAGGCTGCGGGCCTCACTGTCCTTGTCGCTGCGATCGTGATCTTCGCGACCCTGACCCTGTTCTCCGGCGATCTGGCAGCAAACTGGCTGGATCACCGCTTCATCGGCAGCTTTGCCCTCGCCATCGTGGTGCGTATTACCGCCTGGTCTCTCGCTTCGCTGCTGATGGTGCTTTCCTTCGAGGTGATGTACTACTACTGCCCCGACGTAAAGAACAAACGTTGGCGCTGGTTCACGCCCGGCGGCCTGGTCGGTCTGCTGGGGTGGGTCATTGGATCGCTCGCCCTGCGCATCTACCTGCACTGGTTCGGCAACTACTCCGCAACCTATGGCACGCTCGGTGCGGTCATCATCCTGCTGCTGTGGTTCTATGTGACCGGAGTGATGATTCTGCTGGGCGGTGAAGTCAACTCTGAAATCGAGCACGCCGTGGCCGAACGCATCGTGTTGCAGGGTGCGCCCGTGGAAGCTGCAGCAAGCAAATAG
- a CDS encoding DHH family phosphoesterase codes for MTSATASIPELPLPIVALPVGCYGASADLSTMAAAILGFQTFVVTSHARPDGDAVGSALACAEMLRYLGKQCDVVFADPIPQVYLTLPGVENIIHAGRVDPDRYDCAIVLECDSTARTGLRDLQLLPLLNIDHHITGCNFGALNWIDDAAAAVACLVYQLARFLQVPVTPAMATCLYTALFTDTGAFTYPGTAHGAFPVAQELIACGADADRIARDVLYSVSTAHIRLLGTALSRMQVHGATAWSYITLRDLAAFDATDEDSEGTVDYLISIAGVDAALFLREVPHDSGPQRFRASLRSKSDLDVSSVALEYGGGGHQRAAGCSIEGSLENVSSALLQGLQQRRGALG; via the coding sequence GTGACTTCCGCCACCGCCTCCATACCCGAGCTTCCGCTGCCGATCGTCGCCCTACCTGTCGGGTGCTATGGCGCCTCTGCCGACCTGTCGACCATGGCAGCGGCAATTCTTGGCTTCCAGACATTTGTTGTTACCTCGCACGCCCGTCCGGATGGCGACGCGGTCGGCTCGGCGCTTGCCTGCGCGGAAATGCTGCGCTACCTCGGCAAACAGTGCGACGTCGTCTTTGCCGACCCCATTCCGCAGGTCTATCTCACCCTGCCCGGGGTGGAGAACATCATCCACGCCGGGCGTGTCGATCCCGATCGCTACGACTGCGCGATCGTCCTGGAGTGCGACAGCACCGCCCGCACCGGCCTGCGTGATCTTCAGCTGCTTCCGCTGCTCAATATCGACCACCACATCACGGGCTGTAATTTCGGCGCACTCAACTGGATCGATGACGCCGCGGCTGCGGTCGCCTGCCTCGTGTACCAACTGGCGCGCTTCCTGCAGGTGCCGGTGACACCGGCCATGGCTACCTGCCTGTATACGGCCCTGTTTACCGACACCGGCGCGTTCACCTACCCCGGCACGGCTCATGGAGCATTCCCCGTCGCACAGGAGCTGATCGCCTGCGGTGCCGATGCCGATCGCATCGCCCGCGACGTGCTGTACTCCGTTTCCACCGCACACATCCGCCTCCTTGGCACCGCCCTGTCCCGCATGCAGGTGCACGGGGCGACCGCGTGGAGCTACATCACTCTGCGCGATCTGGCAGCGTTCGACGCGACCGACGAAGACAGCGAAGGCACGGTGGACTACCTGATCAGCATCGCCGGCGTAGACGCGGCTCTATTTCTGCGCGAAGTGCCGCACGACTCCGGGCCGCAACGCTTCCGCGCGTCTCTGCGCTCCAAGAGCGACCTCGACGTCTCCTCGGTTGCACTCGAATATGGCGGCGGCGGCCACCAGCGGGCTGCCGGATGCTCGATAGAAGGATCCTTGGAGAACGTCTCATCCGCCTTGCTGCAGGGCCTGCAGCAGCGGCGCGGCGCGCTGGGCTGA
- a CDS encoding DUF503 domain-containing protein has protein sequence MPIAQLIVELGIEHAQSLKDRRQVVRSLKDKLRHGFNISVAELDEALVWNRATIGVAAIHGSRDYLLGQMQEVEKAAERIVLALGGSILDSQVDVID, from the coding sequence ATGCCGATCGCGCAACTCATCGTGGAACTCGGCATCGAGCACGCGCAGTCCTTGAAGGACCGTCGTCAGGTAGTCCGCTCGCTGAAAGACAAGCTTCGCCACGGCTTCAACATCTCCGTTGCCGAGCTGGACGAGGCGCTCGTCTGGAACCGCGCCACGATCGGCGTCGCCGCCATCCACGGCTCGCGCGACTACCTGCTTGGCCAGATGCAGGAAGTCGAAAAAGCCGCCGAGCGCATTGTTCTTGCGCTGGGCGGCTCTATCCTCGACAGCCAGGTGGACGTAATCGACTAG
- a CDS encoding sodium:solute symporter family protein gives MNLYAVVLLLIVLTLLGVSLSRLRQTRTRADYLVAGRTLPAAVLVFTLLSSWIGSGSLLAGAENGYRHGFAALWQGGGGWAGLLLIYFIAPRARKFAQFTIPDLLEARYSQTARVLGVVAVLFTYTAITSYQFIGGGDILHLIFPGVDAVTGRYILAGFVVLFTAIAGMASVAYTDVAIGILATVTMCAALPLLVHRAGGWGAVHAALPATHFQVFGDITPIQALELFLPTCLLLLGNQSMYQKFFSAKSQRDAQQAVVGWIIGTVILETVIIALAVTGSALFPTGEVHEHPREILAYAATHGFHGNAGVQLLGALLMGAIFAKIISTANNWLFSPATNLVNDIFVRYLRPRAADREVLLVSRLMVVLLGVWALWQSLHTESVLKKSLYAYTIYSAALTPVILAAFFWKRATAAAAVASIAVGTLVTITWDMSWKNVLPRAVAERDAIVPALLCSLVALVIVSLLTPPPSPAQLQTVSEAA, from the coding sequence ATGAATCTATACGCCGTTGTTCTTCTGCTCATTGTTCTGACCCTGCTGGGTGTGTCCCTGTCCAGGCTTCGCCAGACCCGGACCCGCGCCGATTACCTGGTCGCCGGTCGTACTCTGCCTGCAGCCGTGCTGGTGTTCACGCTGCTCAGCAGTTGGATCGGCTCCGGATCCCTGCTGGCCGGGGCTGAGAACGGCTATAGGCATGGGTTCGCCGCGCTCTGGCAGGGCGGAGGTGGCTGGGCCGGCCTCCTGCTGATCTACTTCATCGCTCCCCGCGCCCGCAAGTTTGCGCAGTTCACCATTCCAGATCTCCTGGAGGCTCGTTACAGCCAGACTGCTCGCGTTCTTGGCGTGGTCGCCGTTCTGTTTACCTATACGGCCATCACCAGCTACCAGTTCATCGGCGGCGGCGACATCCTTCACCTGATCTTTCCAGGGGTCGATGCCGTTACCGGCCGATACATTCTGGCCGGCTTCGTCGTTCTGTTCACGGCCATCGCGGGCATGGCGTCGGTCGCATATACCGACGTTGCCATTGGTATCCTCGCCACCGTTACCATGTGCGCCGCGCTTCCGCTGCTTGTCCATCGCGCTGGCGGCTGGGGTGCCGTCCATGCCGCTCTTCCGGCCACGCACTTCCAGGTCTTTGGCGACATCACGCCCATCCAGGCGCTGGAGCTCTTCCTGCCGACCTGCCTCCTGCTCCTCGGCAACCAGTCGATGTACCAGAAGTTCTTTTCGGCGAAGAGCCAGCGCGATGCGCAGCAGGCAGTTGTCGGCTGGATTATCGGGACGGTGATCCTGGAGACCGTGATCATCGCACTCGCTGTGACCGGCTCGGCGCTCTTTCCCACGGGCGAAGTCCACGAGCATCCGCGAGAGATCCTAGCCTACGCCGCCACGCATGGCTTTCATGGCAACGCTGGCGTGCAGTTGTTGGGCGCTCTGCTGATGGGCGCGATCTTCGCCAAAATCATCTCCACTGCAAACAACTGGCTCTTTTCGCCCGCAACGAACCTGGTCAACGACATCTTTGTGCGATACCTGAGGCCCCGCGCCGCGGATCGCGAAGTCCTGCTAGTCAGCCGGCTCATGGTGGTTTTGCTGGGCGTCTGGGCGCTGTGGCAGAGTCTTCACACCGAAAGCGTTCTGAAAAAGAGCCTGTACGCCTACACCATTTATTCCGCCGCACTCACGCCGGTGATCCTGGCAGCATTCTTCTGGAAGCGGGCCACGGCGGCCGCCGCGGTCGCCTCGATTGCTGTGGGTACGCTGGTGACCATCACCTGGGACATGAGCTGGAAGAATGTACTGCCGCGCGCCGTCGCCGAGCGCGACGCCATCGTCCCCGCCCTGCTTTGCTCGCTGGTGGCGCTGGTGATCGTCAGCCTGCTGACGCCTCCGCCGTCGCCGGCGCAACTCCAAACGGTGAGCGAGGCCGCCTGA
- a CDS encoding CRTAC1 family protein has product MPFTLTRLLLATCLLSGTALAQTPQSGKPVEGSQPAASSGSSTGGAHTPVLDAQRRPITAGGFVKTGPVIFQDIAEKAGLASFHHKVGTAEKSYIIETLGSGVALLDYDNDGWLDIYLVNGSTYEAQKGTAAPPHAALFHNNHDGTFTDVTEKAGVANERWGIGAVSADYDNDGWPDIFVSNYGKSRLYHNNHDGTFTDVAQKAGVTFDGWATGATWGDYDGDGKLDLFVPGYVHFEMPESKNPGKPAEANLAFCSFRGVATMCGPHGLKGESDKLFHNNGDGTFTDASEKAGVADKRAYYGLASLFIDVNGDGKPDLLVANDSTPNYLYLNKGDGTFEDASYASGYALNEGGRETASMGIAAGDYLHNGRIDLYNTTFSDDYKPLYHNDGDGNFTDVSFQMGIAEPTVPFLGWGTAFFDYDNDGWLDLFTGNGHVYPQVDRNNWGTSFKQRVLLIHNNKGKLEFVPPVEGTGLAKLQAARGLAFGDLFNNGRVDVVTNNLDDTPSLFQNVTDTKHHWIELKLQGTGKSNRDAVGASVLLTANGFTQRGDVIAGGSFASSPDKRVHFGLGDATAIDKCEIQWPDGTKETIKLEAVDKIVTVVEGQGAAH; this is encoded by the coding sequence ATGCCGTTTACCCTGACCAGACTTCTTCTCGCAACGTGCCTGCTGAGCGGCACGGCACTCGCGCAAACGCCACAAAGCGGCAAGCCCGTTGAGGGCTCGCAGCCAGCCGCTTCTAGTGGTTCCTCCACCGGCGGAGCGCACACGCCCGTGCTCGATGCGCAGCGCCGTCCGATCACGGCGGGCGGCTTCGTCAAGACCGGTCCGGTCATCTTTCAGGACATCGCGGAAAAGGCTGGCCTCGCCAGCTTCCATCACAAAGTCGGCACGGCAGAGAAGAGCTACATCATCGAGACGCTCGGCTCCGGCGTGGCGCTGCTGGACTACGACAACGATGGGTGGCTCGACATCTACCTGGTCAACGGCAGCACCTATGAGGCGCAGAAGGGAACTGCCGCGCCGCCGCACGCTGCCCTGTTCCACAACAACCACGACGGCACGTTTACCGACGTGACGGAGAAGGCCGGCGTCGCCAACGAGCGCTGGGGGATCGGCGCTGTCAGCGCGGACTATGACAACGACGGCTGGCCCGACATCTTCGTTTCGAATTACGGCAAGAGCCGCCTGTACCACAACAACCACGACGGCACCTTTACCGATGTCGCGCAGAAGGCGGGCGTCACCTTCGACGGCTGGGCCACCGGTGCTACCTGGGGCGACTACGACGGCGACGGCAAGCTCGACCTGTTTGTGCCCGGCTACGTGCACTTCGAGATGCCCGAATCGAAGAACCCCGGCAAGCCTGCCGAGGCGAACCTCGCCTTCTGCTCCTTCCGCGGCGTGGCAACCATGTGCGGTCCACACGGTCTGAAGGGCGAGTCCGACAAGCTCTTCCACAACAACGGCGACGGCACCTTTACCGACGCCTCCGAGAAGGCCGGCGTCGCCGACAAGCGCGCCTACTACGGTCTGGCCTCACTCTTCATCGACGTGAACGGCGACGGCAAACCAGACCTGCTCGTCGCAAACGACTCTACGCCCAACTACCTGTACCTGAACAAGGGTGACGGCACCTTTGAAGATGCCAGCTACGCCAGCGGTTACGCCTTGAACGAAGGTGGCCGCGAGACCGCCAGCATGGGCATCGCCGCTGGCGACTATCTGCACAACGGCCGCATCGACCTGTACAACACCACCTTTTCCGACGACTATAAGCCGCTGTATCACAACGACGGCGACGGCAACTTCACTGACGTCTCGTTCCAGATGGGCATCGCCGAGCCGACGGTGCCATTTCTCGGCTGGGGCACGGCCTTCTTCGACTACGACAACGACGGCTGGCTCGACCTGTTCACTGGCAATGGCCACGTCTATCCCCAGGTTGATCGCAACAACTGGGGCACCAGCTTCAAGCAGCGCGTTCTGCTGATCCACAACAACAAGGGCAAGCTTGAGTTCGTTCCGCCGGTGGAGGGCACCGGCCTGGCCAAGCTGCAGGCGGCGCGTGGCCTAGCGTTCGGCGACCTGTTCAACAACGGCCGTGTCGATGTCGTCACCAACAACCTCGATGACACACCGTCGCTCTTCCAGAACGTCACCGACACCAAGCATCACTGGATCGAACTGAAGCTGCAGGGCACGGGCAAGTCCAATCGCGACGCCGTGGGCGCCAGCGTGCTTCTAACCGCGAACGGCTTCACGCAGCGCGGCGATGTGATCGCGGGCGGCTCCTTCGCATCCTCCCCGGACAAGCGCGTGCACTTTGGCCTGGGCGATGCAACGGCGATCGACAAATGCGAGATTCAGTGGCCCGACGGTACGAAGGAAACGATCAAGCTGGAAGCCGTCGACAAGATCGTCACCGTTGTCGAGGGGCAGGGCGCCGCTCACTAG
- a CDS encoding glycosyltransferase, translating into MRREAGGPAEGLRLLLRGYCRDGHEAEVATLDPPSMQVEDVCARTHTLGRKTFGYGYSSALSDFFRQEAARFDGVVIHGLWQYQGLAALRELRGRHRYAVFPHGMLDPWFNRMYPLKMIKKLPYWFLVERDLLRGADAVLFTSSAEAQLARTSFPGSQWRAEVVPYGTLGPQGDPGRNHQAFLERVPALRGRPFLLYAGRMHEKKGCDLLLSAYAELRHKLDLPCLLMAGPDETGLTGTLQAMAARRGVQDDVLWPGMLTGDAKWGAFAAADAFVLPSHQENFGIAVAEALSCGTPVLISDQVNIHGDISASDAGLVEPDTLDGVQRLLRRWSAMTDSERKDMRGKALQCWRNRFDSAGTSRAIARLFQERRAAAAEGPPPGVPDRRRA; encoded by the coding sequence ATGCGCCGGGAAGCAGGAGGTCCGGCGGAAGGCCTGCGGCTGTTGCTGCGCGGCTACTGCCGGGACGGTCACGAAGCCGAGGTCGCGACTCTGGACCCACCTTCGATGCAAGTGGAGGATGTATGCGCTCGGACGCATACGCTCGGTCGGAAGACCTTCGGTTACGGATATAGCTCTGCCCTGTCCGACTTCTTTCGCCAGGAAGCGGCGCGCTTCGACGGTGTGGTGATCCACGGCCTGTGGCAGTACCAGGGGCTGGCCGCCCTACGGGAGCTTCGCGGGCGGCATCGTTATGCGGTGTTTCCCCACGGCATGCTCGATCCCTGGTTCAACCGCATGTACCCGTTGAAAATGATCAAAAAGCTGCCGTACTGGTTCCTCGTCGAGCGGGATCTGTTGCGCGGAGCCGATGCCGTGCTCTTTACCTCCTCGGCGGAGGCCCAACTTGCCCGCACCAGCTTTCCCGGCTCCCAGTGGCGTGCGGAGGTGGTGCCCTACGGCACGCTGGGCCCACAGGGCGATCCGGGTCGGAATCACCAGGCATTTCTGGAGCGTGTGCCTGCCCTGCGTGGCCGCCCATTTCTGCTGTACGCCGGCCGCATGCACGAGAAGAAGGGCTGCGACCTGCTGCTGAGCGCGTATGCAGAGCTGCGCCACAAGCTCGATCTTCCATGCTTGTTGATGGCTGGCCCGGACGAAACCGGTTTGACCGGCACGTTGCAGGCCATGGCCGCGCGGCGCGGTGTGCAGGACGATGTGCTGTGGCCTGGCATGCTGACGGGAGACGCGAAATGGGGCGCTTTTGCGGCGGCGGACGCGTTTGTCCTGCCCTCGCACCAGGAGAACTTCGGCATCGCCGTCGCCGAGGCACTCAGTTGCGGAACGCCCGTGCTCATCTCCGACCAGGTCAATATTCACGGCGACATCTCCGCCAGTGACGCCGGCCTGGTCGAGCCTGACACGCTGGACGGCGTGCAGCGTCTGTTGCGCCGGTGGTCCGCTATGACGGACTCAGAGCGGAAGGACATGCGCGGCAAGGCTCTGCAGTGCTGGCGCAACCGCTTCGATAGCGCCGGAACCTCGCGGGCGATCGCGCGCCTCTTCCAGGAACGCCGCGCGGCGGCCGCGGAAGGTCCGCCGCCCGGCGTACCCGACCGCCGCCGCGCCTGA
- a CDS encoding glycosyltransferase, translated as MKILHLIRSMRREGGGPAEGVRVLTDVYRQLGHSVEIATLDPPGEAAADLDVPVHALGRRSSGYGYSPHLRPWLRDNASRFDGTIVDGLWQYHGLAALRELRGRFPYAVFPHGMLDPWFNRTYPWKLLKKVPYWALVEGPMLRGSRAVLFTCVTERELAPRSFSNSVWNSVVVPYGTLGPPGDAADEIDAFHRALPQLKDKPFLLFAGRLHPKKGCDLLLRAYAAVAAKHALPTLVFAGPDSVGLQAKLMRLAQDLRIADRVVWAGMVVGPAKWGAFRAAEALILPSHQENFGIVVAEALSCGTPVLISDQVNIAQEVLQCGAGFVEQDTVPGTERLLQRWVALDDLGREQMREKALACWQGTFNSLRTGACIADLFRSAGA; from the coding sequence ATGAAAATTCTGCACCTCATCCGGTCCATGCGCCGCGAAGGCGGCGGCCCGGCAGAAGGGGTCCGCGTTCTTACAGACGTCTACCGGCAACTCGGTCATTCCGTTGAGATCGCCACGCTGGACCCGCCCGGAGAAGCTGCCGCAGACCTCGATGTGCCCGTTCACGCCCTGGGCCGCCGTAGCAGCGGTTACGGCTATTCGCCCCATCTGCGTCCCTGGCTGCGCGACAACGCCTCCCGCTTTGATGGAACGATCGTGGATGGCCTGTGGCAGTATCACGGCCTTGCCGCCCTGCGTGAACTGCGCGGACGCTTCCCCTACGCCGTCTTTCCTCACGGCATGCTCGACCCGTGGTTCAACCGCACCTACCCTTGGAAGCTGCTGAAGAAAGTGCCTTACTGGGCTCTCGTGGAAGGGCCCATGCTCCGCGGCAGCCGGGCAGTTCTGTTTACCTGCGTCACCGAGCGTGAGTTGGCACCGCGCAGCTTTTCAAACAGCGTTTGGAACTCGGTCGTCGTGCCGTACGGTACGCTCGGCCCCCCGGGCGACGCTGCCGACGAGATTGATGCCTTCCACCGCGCTCTGCCGCAGCTCAAAGACAAGCCCTTTCTACTGTTCGCCGGCAGGCTGCACCCGAAGAAGGGTTGCGATCTGCTACTGCGGGCGTATGCAGCGGTCGCGGCGAAGCACGCTTTGCCCACGTTGGTGTTCGCCGGTCCAGACTCGGTCGGGCTTCAGGCCAAGCTGATGCGCCTGGCCCAGGACCTGCGGATTGCCGACCGCGTCGTGTGGGCTGGCATGGTCGTGGGGCCAGCAAAGTGGGGAGCCTTCCGGGCCGCGGAAGCACTCATCCTTCCGTCGCACCAGGAAAACTTCGGCATTGTGGTGGCAGAAGCGCTCAGTTGCGGAACCCCGGTTCTCATCTCCGACCAGGTCAACATTGCGCAGGAAGTGCTGCAGTGCGGCGCCGGATTCGTAGAGCAGGACACCGTGCCCGGGACGGAGCGCCTGCTGCAACGCTGGGTGGCGCTGGACGATCTCGGGCGTGAGCAGATGCGGGAAAAGGCGCTTGCGTGCTGGCAAGGTACCTTCAATAGCCTCCGCACCGGCGCGTGCATCGCGGACCTGTTTCGCAGCGCTGGCGCCTAA